Proteins encoded together in one Chitinophaga sp. LS1 window:
- a CDS encoding putative glycolipid-binding domain-containing protein produces MQKIIVWKNSTINTTEFVSIEKEEMTTVKGYITGEGFGKPWLVRYTLTLNPRWEAQTVFIEVMSEQNYTIELYKNDLQQWLNEKGEHLEAFDGCVDVDISFTPFTNSLPINRLQLTKGEGQNISVVWVDIKNGDVKRVKQRYLNKGSRIYKYENEHSGYISELIVDDEGYVIDYPGVWQKIY; encoded by the coding sequence ATGCAAAAGATAATAGTTTGGAAAAACAGTACGATCAATACGACTGAATTTGTCAGTATTGAAAAGGAAGAAATGACTACCGTCAAGGGATATATCACCGGCGAGGGCTTCGGAAAGCCATGGCTGGTGAGATATACGCTCACACTCAATCCACGTTGGGAAGCACAGACAGTATTCATCGAAGTAATGTCTGAGCAGAACTATACCATTGAGTTGTATAAGAATGATTTACAACAGTGGTTGAATGAAAAAGGAGAGCACCTGGAAGCCTTTGATGGTTGTGTAGATGTAGATATCTCTTTCACGCCTTTTACCAATTCATTGCCTATCAACAGGCTGCAGCTCACAAAAGGAGAGGGGCAGAACATCAGCGTTGTATGGGTAGATATTAAAAATGGAGATGTGAAAAGGGTGAAACAGCGCTATCTGAACAAGGGGAGTAGGATTTACAAGTATGAGAATGAGCACTCCGGGTATATTTCGGAGTTGATTGTAGACGATGAAGGGTATGTAATTGATTACCCTGGCGTATGGCAAAAGATATATTAG
- a CDS encoding DUF2339 domain-containing protein, producing MFETIICLLLIIILIIIIKLKSDLLDQLSSLHRRLDNLTLPQGERDITPPPAYSPPPVYTPPPAYTPPPPPKPEPPTPPPAREPAPVPVKETYIPYPPMSVVETPPEPTPTFWEKYPDLEKFIGENLFNKIGIGVLVIGIGFFLKYAIDQNWINETGRTFIGILCGGILLGIAHRMRKTFAAFSSVLVGGGIAVLYFSITIAFQQYHLISQTLAFIMMILITAFAVFLSISYNRVELAVLAILGGFTAPFLVSTGNGNAGVLFTYILILNTGMLVLAYFKKWHLVNVISYIATVLLFGTWLSYSIGTETPAKPVPYITALVFATLFYIVFFLMNVVNNIRLHRPFREPEIILLLSNTFLYYAAGMVILAHIHGGMFQGLFTAMIAVFNFVFAYVLHRNKYADRLLIYFLIGLVLSFLSLAAPIQLKGHYITLFWAAESVLLLYLYQRSALKLMKIASLIVMVLTAGSLIMDWFNLYGYHMVLMTPVLNRGFITNAAVVAALFIYRKLLAKEKDESFFPILPLPHMQLLLNIAFVVLIYATIQMEVFFQFHLRIPPIAGMMAHLVNYIALAVLLYITSKGHAMFRYLILLFTLISLIVFVIDNDTAVMFRNAWLAGAGTGSYFGTYFIIPPVVIVMLFMVWKFIKPLFKDNQVFLLQILNTLVVLYILSALLDHVVVLIAMHPRADIDSIVHSNQKTGYSILWGIYAFVLMFLGLKWADKNVRIIAIALFGITICKLFLVDISTLSEGGKIAAFISLGVLLLIISFMYQRLKKIILDDKQEQKA from the coding sequence ATGTTCGAAACTATCATTTGTTTACTCCTGATTATTATCCTGATCATTATCATCAAATTGAAGAGTGACTTACTCGATCAGCTGAGTTCCCTGCATCGCAGGCTGGATAACCTCACACTGCCACAGGGAGAAAGGGACATTACACCACCACCTGCCTACTCGCCGCCGCCGGTTTATACACCGCCACCGGCTTATACACCGCCGCCGCCACCTAAACCGGAACCACCAACACCGCCGCCTGCCAGAGAACCGGCTCCTGTTCCCGTTAAAGAAACGTATATTCCATACCCACCGATGAGCGTAGTGGAAACACCACCGGAGCCTACTCCTACCTTCTGGGAAAAATACCCTGATCTGGAGAAATTCATCGGTGAAAACCTCTTTAACAAAATTGGTATTGGTGTGTTAGTGATCGGTATTGGTTTCTTCCTGAAATACGCGATCGACCAAAACTGGATCAACGAAACCGGCCGTACTTTCATTGGCATTCTATGTGGCGGCATCCTGCTGGGTATCGCACACCGTATGCGCAAAACCTTTGCTGCATTCAGTTCTGTACTGGTAGGCGGAGGGATCGCTGTATTGTATTTCTCTATCACAATTGCGTTTCAGCAATATCATCTCATTAGTCAGACGCTGGCTTTCATCATGATGATATTGATCACTGCATTCGCCGTTTTTCTATCTATCAGTTACAATCGTGTGGAACTGGCCGTATTAGCAATCTTAGGCGGCTTCACCGCGCCTTTCCTCGTAAGTACAGGCAATGGTAATGCAGGTGTATTATTTACTTATATCCTCATTCTGAATACAGGTATGCTGGTGCTGGCTTACTTTAAAAAGTGGCACCTTGTCAATGTCATTTCGTACATCGCGACGGTGTTGTTATTTGGCACCTGGCTCTCTTATAGCATCGGTACTGAAACGCCGGCCAAACCTGTACCTTATATCACGGCACTGGTATTCGCAACCTTGTTCTATATCGTGTTCTTCCTCATGAATGTGGTGAACAATATTCGTTTGCACAGACCATTCAGGGAACCTGAAATCATCCTGCTGCTGAGTAATACATTCCTGTATTATGCCGCAGGTATGGTGATCCTCGCACATATTCACGGTGGCATGTTCCAGGGATTATTCACGGCGATGATCGCTGTATTCAATTTTGTCTTTGCATATGTATTGCATAGAAATAAATACGCAGACCGGCTGTTGATCTACTTCCTCATAGGATTAGTACTTTCTTTCCTGAGTCTTGCTGCGCCTATTCAATTGAAAGGACATTACATCACCTTGTTCTGGGCGGCAGAAAGTGTATTGCTGTTGTACCTCTACCAGCGATCTGCACTCAAACTGATGAAGATTGCATCGCTCATTGTAATGGTACTCACCGCTGGTAGCCTGATCATGGACTGGTTCAATCTATATGGTTATCACATGGTGCTAATGACACCTGTGCTCAACAGGGGCTTTATTACTAATGCAGCTGTTGTAGCCGCATTATTTATCTACAGGAAATTGCTGGCAAAGGAAAAAGATGAAAGCTTCTTCCCAATACTGCCATTGCCGCACATGCAGCTGCTGTTGAACATCGCTTTTGTTGTGCTCATCTATGCGACCATACAAATGGAAGTGTTCTTCCAGTTCCACTTACGCATACCACCTATAGCCGGTATGATGGCACATCTGGTCAACTATATTGCACTGGCCGTATTGCTGTACATTACCAGCAAAGGACATGCGATGTTCAGGTATCTGATCCTCCTATTCACCCTGATATCACTGATCGTGTTTGTGATTGATAATGACACAGCTGTGATGTTCCGGAATGCATGGCTGGCAGGCGCCGGAACGGGTAGTTATTTCGGCACGTATTTCATCATTCCTCCTGTAGTGATAGTGATGCTATTCATGGTCTGGAAATTTATCAAACCTTTGTTCAAAGACAACCAGGTATTCCTGCTACAGATCCTGAATACATTGGTTGTGCTATACATCCTCAGTGCATTGCTGGATCACGTGGTTGTGCTGATCGCTATGCATCCCCGGGCGGATATTGACAGCATTGTGCATAGTAATCAGAAAACCGGGTACAGTATTCTATGGGGCATCTATGCCTTTGTACTGATGTTCCTTGGTTTAAAATGGGCGGACAAAAATGTGCGCATTATCGCGATCGCACTCTTTGGTATCACCATTTGTAAATTATTCCTGGTAGATATCAGTACCCTCTCAGAAGGTGGAAAGATCGCCGCATTTATATCACTGGGCGTATTATTACTGATTATTTCCTTCATGTATCAACGATTGAAAAAAATCATTCTGGATGACAAACAAGAACAAAAAGCTTAA
- a CDS encoding protein kinase domain-containing protein — protein MTYQYIDNGEPLRGGMKDVYFSPDRSYVVAIYRTDPDYNSKERLRKIVTQYFDSFFNKEGGSYYKELYSWPVDVVEVDKKTGIIVPCYNSNFFFKKGYANNDLLKGKEKEGKWFASARFRSPRSKTKLDDSELGDWLSYFQVGVNIARGVKRLHAAGLAHSDLSYKNVLIDPVSKTAAIIDIDGLVVPNLYPPDVLGTADFIAPEVMATKNLGKKDPDKKLPNRLTDLHALAVLIYMYLFYRHPLRGGNYFGQIESEQEEELLMGGKALFIEHPTDSSNRNFTREYGDNMAIYYPWTDLNKTPYTIAGPYLKELFDQAFIKGLHDPVQRPTADAWEQALIKTNDLKLKCANPACNQKWFIYNNTKQTYCPFCGTQYNASIPVLDLYYQFKPTVWKPDNLRLVIYHHATLHYWHVNRNILRNERLGNNLKERVGYFSYHNGQWLFVNEKLTSARDITRGADIEIGAPVVLEDGIKLLLSKEEGGRLVTIIFANKTE, from the coding sequence ATGACTTATCAATACATCGATAATGGCGAACCGTTAAGAGGTGGAATGAAAGATGTATATTTCAGTCCGGACAGATCGTATGTAGTCGCTATTTACAGAACGGATCCTGATTATAATTCCAAAGAACGGCTTAGAAAGATCGTTACCCAATACTTCGATAGTTTCTTTAATAAGGAAGGAGGTAGCTATTACAAAGAGCTATACAGTTGGCCGGTAGATGTAGTAGAAGTGGATAAAAAAACCGGCATCATCGTACCTTGTTATAATAGCAACTTCTTTTTCAAAAAAGGATATGCTAATAATGATCTCTTAAAAGGAAAGGAAAAAGAAGGTAAATGGTTTGCCAGTGCCCGATTCCGGTCTCCCAGGTCAAAAACAAAACTGGATGATTCAGAATTAGGTGATTGGTTAAGTTATTTTCAGGTAGGTGTCAATATCGCCAGAGGGGTGAAGCGGTTACATGCCGCAGGACTCGCACACTCTGACTTATCTTACAAAAATGTACTGATAGATCCCGTCAGTAAAACAGCGGCCATTATTGATATTGATGGGCTAGTGGTACCTAACCTCTACCCTCCTGATGTACTGGGTACAGCAGACTTTATCGCCCCTGAGGTAATGGCCACTAAAAACCTTGGCAAAAAAGATCCTGACAAAAAACTCCCGAATCGTTTAACTGATCTCCATGCATTAGCGGTATTGATCTACATGTACCTCTTTTACAGGCATCCTTTACGTGGTGGTAATTACTTTGGCCAGATTGAATCAGAGCAGGAAGAAGAGCTGTTGATGGGCGGGAAAGCCCTGTTTATTGAACACCCTACCGACAGCAGTAACCGGAACTTTACACGGGAGTATGGTGATAACATGGCGATCTACTACCCATGGACAGATCTGAATAAAACACCCTATACCATTGCAGGTCCTTACCTGAAAGAATTATTTGATCAGGCATTCATCAAAGGGCTTCATGATCCTGTACAGCGGCCTACTGCCGATGCATGGGAACAGGCTTTGATCAAGACGAATGACCTGAAGTTAAAATGTGCAAATCCTGCCTGCAATCAGAAATGGTTTATCTATAACAACACCAAACAAACCTATTGCCCTTTTTGCGGCACGCAATACAATGCAAGCATACCAGTACTGGACCTGTATTACCAGTTCAAACCTACTGTATGGAAACCTGATAATTTAAGGCTTGTCATTTACCATCATGCAACCTTACATTACTGGCATGTAAACAGGAACATCCTGAGAAATGAACGGTTGGGCAATAACCTGAAAGAAAGAGTGGGGTATTTTTCTTATCACAATGGCCAATGGCTGTTTGTGAATGAAAAACTGACAAGTGCAAGGGATATAACCAGAGGTGCGGATATTGAAATTGGGGCGCCGGTGGTATTGGAAGATGGGATAAAGTTGCTATTGTCGAAGGAGGAAGGAGGCCGGTTAGTCACCATCATCTTCGCAAATAAAACGGAGTAG